The genomic window GTAGAGCTAGAAGTACGGGAGCTGCTCACTGAGTTTGGCTATGATGGAGAGAAGACTCCTGTCATTGTTGGTTCTGCCCTCTGTGCCCTTGAGGTAAGGGGGAGTAGAAGGTGGCATGTTGGGGGGTGATTCTCCTTGGGGTTTTttgttcattctcattctctcatgGGGATACCTTTGAAAGGGTTGTCACATGACCCCAGGCTGGACTGACCATCTGACCCATTGTCCAAGATTTTGTGAAGAGGAAGACTTATGATTGGAAGACTGAATAGGAACTTTAGCCCATGTACCACCTCTCCGCTGCTGCTGCCCTGTATTCTTTGTCTTCCTCTTTGAGGAAAAAAACTGGCTCTTCCCTGACCCTATGCTTCTCCTTTAACCATAGCAGCGGCAGCCAGAGTTAGGGGTGAATTCTGTAATGAAACTGCTCGATGCTGTGGACACTCATATTCCTGTGCCCGCTCGGGATCTGGAGAAGCCCTTCCTGCTGCCTATTGAGTCTGTTTATTCCATCCCTGGTGAGATTGCTGCTTTATATTTTTCCCAGCTTCTTTGAGCCTCCCCAGTGGTCTTTCTCCTGGTTTAGAATCATCCCTTCTTGGCATTTTTAATTTTCCCCAAATCCCTTGAAACCCTCCCCACATTCTAAGCCTTTCTGTTCTAGGTCGTGGCACAGTAGTCACAGGGACCCTGGAGAGAGGAACTGTGAAGAAAGGGGATGAATGCGAATTCTTGGGCCACAGCAAGAACATTCGTTCTGTGGTCACAGGTCAAGTTCACATGCCACCATTAAACCCTTCTTCCTATTTCCCCTGTTCTTGCTTACCGACTGagaccttgtccctctccctgttcctgccttcaagttGCTCTCCTATTTCAGGAATTGAAATGTTTCACCAGAGTCTGGAACGAGCTGAGGCTGGAGATAACCTTGGTGCATTAATTCGGGGGCTGAAGAGGGAGGATGTTCGACGAGGCATGGTGATGGTTAAACCAGGCTCCATTCAGCCCCATCAGAAGGTTGAGGCTCAAGTAAGCTATAGTTGTCCCAGGAGTCCCTGGGCTGTATACTTCCTTAGCCCTGGTCCAGTTCTTTTTTTAGGAAATCACAGGTGACAGCAGGCAAAGTCTTCTAATGGTTTCGTTCCCCAGGTTTACATTCTCAGCAAGGAAGAAGGTGGTCGCCACAAGCCGTTTGTGTCACACTTCATGCCCGTCATGTTCTCTCTCACATGGGACATGGCCTGTCGGGTCCTTCTGCCCCCAGAGAAGGTGAGTTGATAGTTTAGGAGACTGTTgaacttcatttttgtctttgtatgcctagcacatagcagagcCTTGGCATATGATTGGCATGTGTTAAATACTGTGTACAGCTTCTTGTTTAAAAAGCCAGTAGCCTAGGGGGATTGTTAATGCTTAGATGAGGTTATTTGTGGGTGGAGgtgatttcttctctctcctttcctacccTCCCCTTCCAAACCCCCTCTCAACCCCCGCTCCCCCCAGTTAATTGAGGGTTGTGATTTGTTATCTAACCCTCATTTTTTCTCCAGGAGATGGCCATGCCTGGGGAAGATCTGAAATTAAACTTAATCTTGAGACAACCCATGATCTTGGAGAAAGGTCAGCGTTTTACCCTGAGGGATGGTGGTAAAACCATCGGTACTGGCCTAGTCACCAATATATCAGCTCTAACTGAAGAGGACAAGGACATTAAGTGGAGTTGAGCTCAACTCTGGCCTTCTTTCCAGCATTGGAACCTCCTTGGCCTGAGTCAAGAAGCTCAAGTTTGGGGAGTGAAAAAATAGTCCTCAGGCTTTTCCTTCTATCTGCAGCAACGGTGTCTCCTGGAACTGAGGGGCCTGTAAGTTGTATGGAAAAATAAAGTGTTGTGTGAATGGTGGAACACAACGTGTAGTAACTTGCTGTTGTACAGATTAAAAGATTAGGTACTGGTATTGTACCTTCAGATAGATGATTTCCTGTTGAGGGTGTTTTCTTTCTGGGATTTTACAATGACTTCTAGTTGGTTTAGCTGGATTGGAATCCCCCAAgtccttggttttagtcccagttagCTCATtaccttatttgcaaaatgggaataacaatattTGTGATACCTACCTCAtaagagttattgtgaggaaagtattttataaataaacatatttagAAATGTTGTGCTGTTAATATCATCAGGATGGGAGCTCAGTGGGCAAGAAAGAATCAAGTTTGATTCTGTAAAGGCATGGACATCTCAACAGGACTGAGAAATGTTGCTGCCAAGCCATCCTACTGCAAAATTAGAGGGAAAAACCAAAGCTGACACTAGTAATGAAATGTGTCTCTACCGTATCCAAAGGAGTAGTGCTAGTTCCCTCATCAATACTTTTCCTCTCTGAGCATAAGAATTACTAACTCTTCAATTTAACTCATATTTGTAGTCTTTCATAATTTTGAAGTTTCCTTATTAGTTTGTTGTGGTATATCAGAGAATCAACGTTATTGCTAGTAAGAGACTTAACCTTAATACATAGAATGTGAGATTTGGCAAGGGTCATAAATTCCTTCAGACCCATTAAGTAGCAATGGCTGACTTTTATTTGTAGAATGTGAGTAAAATTTTGttgggtattttattttgtgtgcgTGCGCGCAGTGGATCTGCAGTTTTTTGAGAACTTTTGGGATGTGGAACCTCCCTTTACCAGAGCCTATCAGTACTCTCTTTGCAAAGTATAGCCTTACAGAGCTGCCTAGGGGCACTGACAGTTGCCTGGACCAATTCCAAGGCTGGctttcattccatttcattccattAGGCCACACTGATTAAAGTgcattaaggtttgtaaagcactgcATATAAATTACtgaatttgatcctcacacagtTCAGTAAACATGaagggtctactatgtgctagtcattgtgctaagccctgggcgtacaaatgaaaaaaaagacagtccctgctctcaaggagctcacaatctaataatgGGGAAGGGGCAGCTTTGGGACTTGAGAAGGTATTGAGTATCAAATACTGAGTCACTCAGTCAGCATAGCATGGTGGTGACACTTCAGGTGATCAGCTTATCCTGAGTGAGGCATGATGTTCCCTTGGAGTCGAAACCAAGCAGGGCTGCCAATGGAAAACGAAGAGTTACTACTGCCATCCTCAGATGGGTACCACATACCCCTTTTACAGTGAGAGGAAACAAACTCAGGTGAAATGCCTTGGTCATGGTCCTACAGGGGTTAGTAGAAAAACATGACTTACCCCTAGGGCTTCCAAACTCTCAAGGGCAGCTCCTTCCCCTATCCTGGGTTGCCTCTTCTCTTTAATTATTTGAAGAGGGCTGCCAGTCAGGGCTTCCAAAAACTCATTAGCAAAGTCAGCCATCATAGCTTTTACTTTCTTCCAGGTTCACAAGTGTAGGGTTTGAAAAATAGTGGATGGTATCAATTACTAGGGAGACTTTCTCCCATAAATGGACGAgctcaaagaatttttaaaaatgagctggTTTCTATAGCATCTTTAGAGAAAAGGTTATAAGATCGtaaatttagagctaggaggtTGTTAGTCTCTACACTATCAGAAAGTGCTAaaagtggggaaagagaagataGATACTTGGGTTCTGAGGGGAGGTGAAGATAGGGACATGGGAAAAGCCAGCCCCAAGCTAAATCCACTAATTGTTCTCACTACTCTCAACCTCCCCTACTTTGGGATTCTGGTGGACCCTGAGGAAAGAGGTGGGGTTTATGGTGGAGAGGGAAATCTCAGAGGGAGGAAAACTTTTTCCTAGGTCAGCTAAATATGTTTAAAATCCCAATTAAAATGATCATAGAATGTATTAACACCCTTTTCCCCCTTCTATCTCGGCAAAATGAGGCAAGTCTTACATT from Notamacropus eugenii isolate mMacEug1 chromosome 1, mMacEug1.pri_v2, whole genome shotgun sequence includes these protein-coding regions:
- the TUFM gene encoding elongation factor Tu, mitochondrial, with the protein product MAATVMFRARPGPGALQSCQLLHRFLKRAHLSNPGQRPSLPLLLRGLAVEAKKTYVRDKPHINVGTIGHVDHGKTTLTAAITKILAEGGGAKFKKYEEIDNAPEERARGITINAAHVEYSTATRHYAHTDCPGHADYVKNMITGTAPLDGCILVVAANDGPMPQTREHLLLAKQIGVEHMVVFVNKADAVQDNEVIELVELEVRELLTEFGYDGEKTPVIVGSALCALEQRQPELGVNSVMKLLDAVDTHIPVPARDLEKPFLLPIESVYSIPGRGTVVTGTLERGTVKKGDECEFLGHSKNIRSVVTGIEMFHQSLERAEAGDNLGALIRGLKREDVRRGMVMVKPGSIQPHQKVEAQVYILSKEEGGRHKPFVSHFMPVMFSLTWDMACRVLLPPEKEMAMPGEDLKLNLILRQPMILEKGQRFTLRDGGKTIGTGLVTNISALTEEDKDIKWS